From one Treponema denticola genomic stretch:
- a CDS encoding glycosyltransferase family 4 protein produces MKILHCLAQLPMKTGSGVYFSTLIEGMIKKGHENAVLYGTQLPFAEKTFNQSLPDKLQGSVKEYPIKFLSDYVQEEKTVFNEDIPFPIAGMSDIMPYTSTVYSEMNDEMYQKWISVFEKTLLRAKEEFNPDVIISHHLFILTSLVKKIFSGKKIIGISHGTDIRQIKKNPWIKTRYIQNLDKLDLYFTVSPKDINEVQTIFSAPPKKIKLAGGGFNPDIFNDKDRHIFDGTFRLCYAGKISDSKGVFELAKTLPLILTKYPNTELTLIGNASEEQKNILLKNADYSENLKIVNASSQICMCKILKQNDIFILPSYYEALGLVAVEALACGLFTVTTEIEGLINLLGEKINTSGIIEFVKLPRIYDVDKAYEEDKPAFVEALAEKIMLQMERLKSQKDFYSPVAEEIKKHSWDSIIDRVEEEIKGAFSY; encoded by the coding sequence TTGAAGATACTTCACTGTCTTGCACAACTACCGATGAAAACAGGAAGCGGCGTTTATTTTAGTACCCTCATCGAAGGAATGATAAAAAAAGGACATGAAAATGCGGTTCTTTACGGCACACAGCTCCCCTTTGCCGAAAAAACTTTTAATCAATCTTTACCCGACAAATTACAAGGAAGCGTAAAAGAATATCCCATTAAATTTTTATCCGATTATGTGCAAGAAGAAAAAACTGTTTTTAATGAAGACATCCCTTTTCCGATTGCAGGAATGAGCGACATAATGCCCTATACATCAACCGTCTATTCCGAAATGAATGATGAGATGTATCAAAAATGGATTTCGGTTTTTGAAAAAACTCTTCTCCGTGCAAAAGAAGAATTTAATCCCGATGTCATTATAAGTCATCATCTTTTTATTTTAACCTCTTTGGTAAAAAAAATATTTTCCGGCAAAAAAATAATAGGCATAAGTCACGGTACGGATATAAGGCAGATTAAAAAAAATCCTTGGATAAAGACACGGTACATACAAAACTTGGATAAGCTTGATTTATATTTTACCGTAAGCCCTAAGGATATTAACGAAGTACAAACTATTTTTTCGGCACCGCCTAAAAAAATTAAATTGGCAGGAGGAGGCTTTAACCCCGATATTTTTAACGATAAGGATAGACATATCTTTGACGGAACATTCAGGCTTTGCTATGCAGGAAAGATATCCGATTCAAAGGGAGTATTTGAACTTGCAAAAACCCTTCCGCTTATTTTAACAAAATATCCTAATACGGAATTAACCTTAATCGGAAATGCAAGCGAAGAACAAAAGAACATTCTTTTAAAAAATGCAGACTACAGTGAAAATTTAAAAATAGTAAATGCTTCATCTCAAATATGTATGTGTAAAATTTTAAAACAAAACGATATTTTTATTTTGCCTTCGTACTATGAAGCCTTAGGTCTTGTCGCCGTTGAAGCCTTAGCCTGCGGCCTTTTTACAGTTACCACAGAAATTGAAGGCCTAATAAACCTCCTCGGCGAAAAAATCAACACAAGCGGCATTATCGAATTTGTCAAACTTCCACGCATTTACGATGTGGACAAGGCATACGAAGAAGATAAGCCCGCCTTTGTCGAAGCCCTTGCCGAAAAAATAATGCTTCAAATGGAAAGACTTAAATCTCAAAAAGATTTTTATTCCCCTGTCGCAGAAGAAATAAAAAAACATTCTTGGGACAGCATCATAGATAGGGTTGAAGAGGAGATTAAAGGTGCTTTTTCTTATTAA
- a CDS encoding ABC transporter ATP-binding protein has product MYLELTNLTKTYKEKNAVKNISFNLEKGKLLCLLGPSGCGKSTVLKSIGGFLKPDSGKIILDGKEITNDPPENRNVSTVFQSYGLFPHMNVLSNIIYGLKFKKMPKAERVEAGMKMIKTMGLSGYEKKHISELSGGEQQRVALARSLIIRPKLLLLDEPLSNLDAKLRINMRKEIKQIQKEFNITTIFVTHDQSEAFEIADKIILMNNGEIIQEGTAESLYNQPASEFALDFIGANNKIENSYIRPEKIKVFKSLPEEDTEDFKEAQIINIIFKGEIIELFLKSKEKELKAIVLNNDCNYQKNEKVYIKYNMESLN; this is encoded by the coding sequence ATGTATTTGGAATTAACAAACCTAACAAAAACATATAAAGAAAAAAATGCGGTAAAAAATATAAGCTTTAATCTTGAAAAAGGGAAACTCCTCTGTCTTTTAGGACCGTCCGGCTGCGGAAAAAGTACGGTATTAAAATCGATAGGAGGATTTTTAAAACCTGACAGCGGAAAGATAATTCTTGACGGCAAAGAAATTACAAATGATCCGCCTGAAAATAGAAATGTTTCTACCGTTTTTCAATCCTATGGACTTTTTCCTCACATGAATGTTTTATCGAATATTATTTACGGTTTAAAATTTAAAAAGATGCCTAAGGCTGAACGAGTTGAAGCCGGAATGAAGATGATAAAAACGATGGGCTTATCGGGTTATGAAAAAAAACACATAAGCGAACTTTCAGGCGGAGAACAGCAGAGGGTCGCTCTTGCACGCAGTTTGATTATAAGGCCCAAACTTCTTTTGTTGGACGAGCCTTTAAGCAACTTGGATGCAAAGCTTAGAATCAATATGCGTAAAGAAATAAAACAAATTCAAAAAGAATTTAATATCACTACAATTTTTGTTACCCATGATCAAAGCGAAGCATTTGAAATTGCCGATAAAATTATTTTGATGAACAATGGAGAAATTATTCAGGAAGGAACAGCCGAATCTCTTTATAATCAACCTGCAAGCGAATTTGCTCTTGACTTTATCGGTGCAAACAATAAAATAGAAAATTCATATATCAGACCTGAAAAGATAAAAGTATTTAAATCCTTACCGGAAGAAGATACGGAAGATTTTAAAGAAGCCCAAATTATCAATATTATTTTTAAGGGAGAAATAATAGAATTATTTCTTAAATCTAAAGAAAAAGAATTAAAGGCCATTGTTTTAAACAATGACTGCAATTATCAAAAGAATGAAAAGGTCTACATCAAATACAATATGGAGAGTTTAAATTGA